From Anastrepha obliqua isolate idAnaObli1 chromosome 3, idAnaObli1_1.0, whole genome shotgun sequence:
TTAGTCTGAGTGCGTAGTGTTAGTAGTAAATTCcccctttttgtttttcttatcagAGCTTCTATGCTTATCGGACTTCgttcacatacacacaaataaaatggattttataaggtttccaaatattttttttatttcatataattaGCCGGTCAATATCTAATAAATAACTACACTTTGTCGAAGATTACAATTTAAGCGTATTTGGGCGCGTACTTCTCATAGGTGGCAATGTAGGCAGCCTTGGCAGCATCTTGAGACAGACCCTTGTGTTTGTTCCATGCATCCCACTTGGCCTTGCCTTTCAAGTCAAGAGCACCGGGGGCTGCGACGTTGACGTCACCAACGGTAGACTGCTTGTACAATCCGTAGAACTCCAAGAATTCGGCATCGGATGGCTTCTTGGTGAAAGCTTTGGCCTTTTCGCAAGCGGTGTTGaactaaatgaaaaatgatcaaattttaaatttcagtttATGAAAAAGGACCCAAAATGTGCTACTCACATCCATATCTGTTATTTTTTGCGATGCTTCGTTGTTGAGCGCTAAACGAACTGTTGCATGGAATCACTCACTTCAGTATCTTATATACCAGTTGGAGTGCGTTTtcgtttgcaaattttttatcaatttgcaCCAATTTataggttttttttcaaataaaatttgctcACTTTTTGACCTATAATCATTCATTTAGTTAGTATGTTTTATGACTTTTGAATGTTAGTGCACGTGTTTATGTGTTTGTGTGGGTACTTGGTGCTAAGGCAAGcctatatacgtacatatgtatgtgtgctttaaTTGATATGCCCATATCGATCGTCTGTCGGTTGTAATCACCTGCCCACTTTTAACGTTGATAAAATATCTCTTATCTAACGGTTGTTTTATCATGGATAATCGATATGGTGAATTGCTAATTAAGTAGAAATCTTCACTTTTTGCTTATCGACCATAAAAAG
This genomic window contains:
- the LOC129242366 gene encoding acyl-CoA-binding protein homolog; the encoded protein is MDFNTACEKAKAFTKKPSDAEFLEFYGLYKQSTVGDVNVAAPGALDLKGKAKWDAWNKHKGLSQDAAKAAYIATYEKYAPKYA